The proteins below come from a single Stomoxys calcitrans chromosome 1, idStoCalc2.1, whole genome shotgun sequence genomic window:
- the LOC106090755 gene encoding transcriptional repressor CTCF — MDDTATELETYLDDLEKQIEDEEYITDNNHEKRIEDDDGVVEELEDNQAEEDEEEEEGVESDDHDKEAPNINDDDFLDDAELETGTIFMDAEGNYYYQSGKKAVQVKPVTKAKPLAKSVAAVVKRKRKTTSSPQGATKHNKLDTSNISTKSTPAKKTPSTKADTSPKTTTPKQKSQTSLERFLKPKTPNSTSPHKTRVASKSVDSSIQIKPDPDEKPIVETKTRRGRPKANITTSTINESAITTSSINESGITEVNGEEVYSFNETERTNDDPDYTVDEKDAEVGARKAIVKASALTPDASGEYRCTTCDYSSNKKFLLSRHLKTHSEERPYKCSVCERGFKTNVSLMNHINTHLGNKPHKCEDCDMAFTTSGELTRHRRYRHTLIKPHKCTECDYSSVEFSKLRRHFRCHTGERPYQCPHCTYASPDTFKLKRHMRTHTGEKPYECDICHARFTQSNSLKYHRLIHSVNDKPVFQCHLCPTTCGRKNDLRLHIQKLHNTEKPFPCKRCGKELPDRYTYKMHVKTHEGEKCYKCSYCPYASISQRHLDTHMLIHTDSKPFVCELCEQSFRQKQLLSRHMKVYHTDNYERPKPLKKAHVCPHCERSFAFKGNLIRHMEVHDPNSTVNEEKLRIKLGRMTRVNADGTVVNFNNRPSLVYNDYELGEGEDVLQNHEGAVDYEDEEENDENIQYIYEEIEDEEVEAEHDGQEIEYYEEVEEKPQVPVVKIENYAAHKQSRHTPESHIFTSFKTVSVKKEADCTEFIDLQGEDGADYMVIELVQDGEEQEGEVQMIEEQVIEEQIVEESVVKERKPVVKAKNETITALKDCFGFDDDAEADEDEDLNSENQEYA; from the exons ATGGATGATACAGCCACTGAATTGGAGACCTATTTGGATGATTTAGAGAAACAAATAGAAGATGAAGAATACATTACGGACAATAATCATGAGAAAAGAATTGAGGATGACGATGGTGTTGTTGAGGAGTTGGAAGACAACCAAGCTGAAGAAgatgaggaggaggaggagggcgTTGAGTCAGATGACCATGACAAAGAAGCTCCCAATATAAATGATGATGATTTTCTGGATGATGCCGAATTAGAAACTGGCACCATTTTCATGGATGCCGAAGGCAACTACTACTATCAGAGTGGTAAAAAGGCTGTACAAGTAAAGCCCGTAACAAAGGCAAAACCCCTTGCAAAATCTGTGGCTGCTGTTGTCAAGCGtaaaaggaaaacaa CATCTAGTCCCCAAGGGGCCACTAAACATAATAAACTCGATACCAGTAACATTTCTACAAAATCTACCCCTGCTAAGAAGACGCCATCCACCAAAGCAGACACGTCCCCAAAGACCACCACACCAAAGCAAAAGTCCCAAACAAGCTTGGAAAGATTCCTAAAGCCCAAAACTCCTAACAGCACAAGTCCCCATAAAACACGAGTAGCAAGTAAATCTGTAGATTCCTCAATACAAATCAAACCCGACCCGGATGAGAAACCTATCGTTGAAACAAAAACTAGACGTGGCCGACCAAAGGCCAATATCACAACGTCGACAATTAATGAAAGTGCTATCACAACTTCGTCTATTAATGAAAGTGGTATTACCGAAGTAAATGGAGAAGAAGTTTATAGTTTCAACGAAACGGAAAGGACCAATGATGATCCTGATTATACCGTTGATGAAAAAGATGCCGAAGTTGGTGCACGCAAAGCCATAGTCAAGGCATCTGCTCTAACACCTGATGCTTCGGGCGAATACCGATGTACCACCTGTGATTATTCTTCGAATAAGAAATTCCTTTTATCCCGCCATTTAAAAACTCATTCCGAAGAGCGTCCATATAAGTGTTCTGTTTGCGAACGAGGCTTCAAGACCAATGTCTCCCTCATGAATCACATCAACACTCATTTGGGCAATAAACCACACAAATGTGAAGACTGTGACATGGCATTTACAACATCCGGGGAGTTGACTAGACATAGGCGATATCGCCATACCTTGATTAAGCCTCACAAATGTACCGAATGTGATTACAGTAGCGTGGAATTTAGTAAACTGAGACGCCATTTTCGTTGTCATACCGGCGAAAGACCATATCAGTGTCCACACTGCACATATGCTTCGCCAGATACCTTCAAACTGAAACGTCATATGCGCACACACACTGGCGAAAAACCCTATGAATGCGATATCTGTCATGCTAGATTTACCCAATCGAATTCTTTAAAATATCATCGACTTATACATTCGGTTAACGACAAGCCAGTCTTCCAGTGTCATCTTTGTCCAACGACATGTGGTCGCAAAAATGACTTGCGTTTGCACATTCAAAAATTGCACAACACCGAAAAGCCGTTTCCTTGCAAGCGTTGTGGCAAAGAATTACCAGATCGTTACACGTATAAGATGCATGTGAAGACGCATGAAGGAGAGAAATGTTATAA ATGTTCATATTGTCCTTATGCCTCCATATCACAACGACATTTGGATACGCATATGCTAATACATACCGACTCCAAGCCATTTGTTTGTGAACTTTGCGAGCAAAGTTTCCGTCAAAAACAATTGCTTAGCCGTCACATGAAAGTCTATCACACTGACAACTATGAACGTCCAAAGCCTCTCAAAAAGGCCCATGTTTGCCCCCATTGTGAACGTTCATTTGCCTTTAAGGGCAATCTGATACGTCACATGGAGGTACATGATCCAAATTCGACAGTAAATGAAGAGAAATTGCGTATTAAATTGGGTCGCATGACGCGTGTTAACGCCGATGGCACTGTAGTTAACTTTAACAACCGTCCCAGTCTGGTGTACAACGATTATGAGTTGGGCGAAGGCGAGGATGTTTTACAGAACCATGAGGGTGCCGTGGACTATGAGGACGAAGAAGAAAATGATGAAaacatacagtatatatatgaGGAAATTGAAGATGAAGAAGTGGAGGCAGAACATGACGGCCAGGAAATTGAGTACTATGAAGAGGTTGAGGAAAAACCACAGGTCCCAGTGGTTAAAATAGAAAACTATGCTGCACATAAGCAAAGTCGCCATACACCAGAGAGCCATATCTTCACTTCATTCAAAACAGTATCAGTGAAGAAAGAAGCAGATTGCACAGAGTTTATTGACCTCCAAGGGGAAGATGGTGCAGATTATATGGTCATCGAACTGGTACAAGATGGCGAGGAGCAGGAAGGTGAAGTACAAATGATTGAAGAGCAAGTAATCGAAGAGCAAATAGTAGAAGAATCTGTTGTAAAAGAACGCAAACCTGTGGTAAAAG cTAAAAATGAGACCATAACAGCCTTGAAGGATTGTTTCGGTTTCGAT GATGATGCTGAGGCCGATGAAGACGAAGATTTGAATTCTGAAAATCAAGAATATGCCTAA